The genome window CGAACTCGTCGGCCTCGACGACGATATGGGGGCCGTCGCCGGCGCGGGAGTTCGTCGCCAGGTTAACGACGTCGCCGCCGACGAGGAACGTGGGTGAGAGGCCGGCCTCGACGAGCATCAGCGACACGAGGGAGGTGGTCGTCGTCTTGCCGTGCGTGCCGGCGATAGCGATCGAGCGCTTTCCTTCCATCAGGCGCGCGACCATGTCCGCACGTTTGACGACGGGGATGCCGCGGCGCCGCGCCTCGTTGATCTCCGGGTTGTCTTTCGTCGCCGCGGACGTGGTGACGACAAGCTCGGCGTTGTCCACATACTCGGCGCTGTGCCCCTCGTGGACAGCGGCGCCGCGGGCGGCAAGACGCTCGGTGAGCGCGGAGAGACGGAGGTCGGAGCCGCTGATCTCGTGGCCCCGCGTGAGCAGGATATCGGCGATAGCGGACATGTGCACGCCGCCGATGCCGACGAGGTGGATCCGTCGCGGGATGGGCCGGCTGACGCTTGGCTCCGTCATCGCTTCCGCTTCTCTTGCGCGATCTCGATCAGCAGATCGGCTATGCGTTCGGCGGCGTCCGGCTGCGCCAGGCTGCGCGCCGCCTGCGACATCTTCTTCAGGCGGTCCTCGTCGTTGAGGAGCCGTTCAATTTCTTCCTTCGCCAGCGCGAGGTGGCTGTTCGTCAATGTGAGCGCCGCGCCTTTCTCGCTGAGGTAGCGGGCGTTCTCCTTCTGGTCGGAGAAGGGGCCGGGGATGAGGACGGCCGGCAGTCCGAGGGCGGGCAGCTCGCCGAGGGTCGAGGCGCCGGCGCGGGTAAGGGCGAGGTCGGCGGCGGCCATCGCCCAGGGCATCTCGTCGCGCAGATAGCGGTAAAGGTGGTAGCGGCCGGCGAGTTCGGGGGGCAGTTTGTCGCGCAGGCCGGCGAGCCAGGTGTAATCGGAATCACCGGAGATGTGGATGACTTGACATAACGCCACTAGCTGCGGGAGGTGCTCGGCGGCCATCTTGTTGATGCTGTGAGCGCCCTGGCTGCCGCCGGCGATCAGAAGCGTCTTGCGTGCGGCATCGAGGCCGAGGCGCTCGTAGGCCTCCTCTCGGGCGGCCGCGGTGAACGCTTTGCGCACCGGATAGCCGGTGACGCGCGTCTTTCCGGCGGGGAGATAGGGGAGCGAGGCCTCATTCGTGACGGCGATGACGCGGGCGAGACGGCCCATCAGACGCACGGCCCATCCCGGACGTATATCGGGCAGGTAGACGAGAAGGGGACGACCTGAAAGCTTTGCGGCGATGGCGACGGGGACGCTGGCGTAGCCGCCGGTGGCGAACACGACGTGGGGCCGGAAGCGCTTGAGGAGCCGGCGGGCTTCGAGGGTGCCGAGAGAGAGGTTGAAGACGCTGCGCATGAACTGCCAGGGGGAGCGGCCGCGAAGGGCGCCCGCCCGCACCGTCCGAAACGGCACGATCTCCGACGTCATGAGTTCTTCATCGAGCCGCCCCCGAATGCCGATGTACAGCAGTTCTAGGGGGCCGTTGCCGGAAAAGCGTTGCTGCAGGGCGGCGGCCACCGCCAGGGCAGGGTAGACGTGACCGCCGGTCCCTCCGCCGGAAAGCACTACTCTCATGCCGGCTCCCTCTCTGGTTCGCGCCTGACCGCTGGCCGCGGGACCCGTTCCCTCTGTCGCGCCTGTCGCTTTCCGTACCTCGAGACACTGAGCAATATGCCAACGCCGGCGAGCATCGCCGCGAGGGCGGAGCCGCCGAAGCTCAGGAAGGGCAGGGGAATGCCGGTCATGGGTATCGTCCTCGTTATGCCGCCGATGTTGATCAGCGCCTGGTAGGCAATCCACGTGGTGATCCCCACGGCGAGTAGGGCGCCGAAGTTGTCGGGGGCGTTCACCATCACCCGAATGCCGCGGTAAACAAGGAGCGCGAAGAGGACGATGACGAAGGTGGCGCCGATGAAGCCCATCTCTTCGCCAATGACTGCGAAGATGCCGTCGGTGTGGGCGCTCGGTATGTAGAAGAACTTCTGACGGCTGGCGCCGATCCCCAGGCCGCTGATGCCGCCGCTGCCGAGGGCGATGAGAAGCTGGAGGATGTGGAAGCCGCGCCCGGCGGGGTCATCCTCGGCGGAGATGAATGCGAATATGCGGTCCATTCGATACCCGCCGCTGAGCACGAGGAAGCTGGCGGTGACGCCGCCGATGGACAAGAGCGTGAAAAGATGGGTTAGAGCGCCGCCGGCGATGAAGAAGAGGGTCACGGTTGTCAGGACGATGATGATGGTGGTGCCCATATCGGGCTCGGCCATGACGAGTCCGGCGACCATTCCCACCATGATGACGAAAGGCAGGAAGCCGGTGAGGAAGCTCCGGAGCTTGAGTTGCCTGCTGGAAAGCCAGGCGGAGACGTAGATGATGAGAGCGAGCTTGGCGAACTCGCTCGGCTGGATAGGCGGTAGCGGCCCGAGCGCGATCCAGCGTTGCGCACCATACCTCTCGACGCCGGTTCCGGGGACGAGGACGGCGGCGAGCCCGATTAGCGCTCCGAGCATGAGCAAAGGGCTGACGGCGCGCAGCCGGTGATAGTCCATCCGCATGAAGGCGATAAGCAAGGCGGCGCCGATTACGGCCCATATGGCCTGACGGGTGACGAAGTAGTAGGGGTTGTCGTATTCGAGGCTGCCGAGGGCGAAGCTGGCGCTGTACACGGTGATAAGGCCCAGCACGACCAGTATCAGCACGAGGCTGATGATGACCGAGTCGGGCTGGCCGGCGCGCAGGCGAGTAGTCTCGGCGGTTATGGCTGCTGCCCTCCTTGCCGTGCGAGTTCGAGAACGAGGCGGCGGAAGTGCTCGCCGCGTTCCTCAAAGTTGTCGTAGGCGTCGAAGCTGGTAGAGGCGGGCGACAGCAGGACGACGTCGCCGGCTTTGGCGGCGGCGCGGGCCGCCGCGACCGCTTCCTCCAGGGATGCGACGCTCTCCATGTGCAGCGCTTTCTCGGGGGCGACGACCTCGCCCGCGGCCCGCGCCGCCGCCACCAGCGTCTCCCTCGCCTCCCCGAAGAACACCGCCGCTCGGCATCGACGCCGCATCTCTCTCATCATCTCCTCCAGCGGCAGATGCTTCTCGCGACCCCCCAGCAGCAGCACCAGCGGCTCCTTGAACGACCGCATCCCTGCCAGCGTCCGCTCCGGCGTCGTCGCGATGCTATCGTTGTAGTAGCGCACGCCGTCGATCTCCGCCACGAACTCCAGCCGGTGCGGGACGGCCTTGAAGTCGCGCACCGCTTTCGCGATATCCCGTGCGTCGACCCCGGCTTCGGAGGCCACCGCCGTCGCGGCGAGCACGTTGGACACGTTGTGCTCGCCTCGCAGCGGTATGTCGCCGACAGCCATCACCCGCTCCTCGCGGCCGCCGGCGCGCCGGACGACCTGCCCGTCGCGCGTGAACGCCCCGTCGCCCTCGAAACCGCCCCGCAGGCCGAAGCGCACGACCTTCCCCCGCGCCTTCGACGCCATGAGCCGGCTCTGCTCATCGTCGTGGTTCATCACGGCAACGTCGTCGCCGGTCTGATAGCGCAGGATGTTCTCCTTCAGCGCCAGGTACTCCGGCCAGCTATACTGGTCGAGGTGGTTAGGCGTGACGTTAAGCACGCAGGCTATGTGCGGGCTCTTCCCCGCCAGCTCGAGTTGGGTGTGGCTCATCTCCAACACCACCAGCGTGTCGGGCGTGATCTCATCCAGCAGCGCCAGCAGGCCCACGCCGATGTTTCCGCCCACAACGTGACGCTTCCCTGCTGCCGCCAGAATTGCCCCCGCCAGGCTCGTCACTGTTGTCTTGCCGCTGCTGCCCGTGACGCCGATGACCGGCCCCGGACACAGCTCCAGGAAGAGCCGCGTCATCGAGCTCAGGGGCACGCCCTTCTCTCGGGCGGCCGCGAGCGCCGGTATGCGCAGCGGCACCCCCTGCGAGACGAACACGATATCGGCCGCGACGGTGTCCGCGGGGTCGTTGGCACCGAGGGCGAGCCTTACGGGCAGGCCGTCGAGCTCACGCAGGCGTGGCGCCAGCCGGTCGGCCGTCCTGACGTCGCTTACGGTGACGTCGGCGCCCTGGAACACGAGGTATCGCGCCAGGTCCACGCCCTCGATGCCCAGCCCCACCACCGTCACCTTCTTGCCCCTGAGTTCCGGTTTATCTGTCATAGCATTTTAACTAATCTGTCAAGGCCAGCGCTATACCTAACAGGCCTCCAACCATGCCAATTAACCAGAATCTTGTGACGATCTGCGGCTCCGACCAGCCCATAAGCTCGAAGTGATGGTGCAGCGGCGTCATCCGGAAGATGCGCTTCCCGCCGCTCAGCCGGAAATAGGCGATCTGGATCAGCGTGGCCGCGCCCTCGAGCACGAAGACGACGCCCACGACAGGCAACAGCAGCCACCAGCCGGTCATCAACGCCACCACCGCCAGCGTCGAGCCGAGCGCCAGCGCTCCCGTGTCGCCCATGAACAGCCGGGCGGGATGGGCGTTGTACCAGAGAAATCCCAGCGTCGCCCCGACGACCGTGAGGCAGAAGGTGGCGAGAAAGTCCTGCTCCTGGAGGAAGGCGATGACCCCGTAGACCGCGAACGCGAGCGCGGTCGTGCCGCCTGCCAGCGCATCGAGCCCGTCGGTGATTGCCACGGCGCTTGTGGTCACAAGAAAGATCACCACCGCCGTGGGAATGTACCAGAGCCCCATGTTGTACTTGCCGAGCGCGGGCACGTTGATACTTTGCGCTTCGAGCCCGTAATAGAGCACGAGCGCCGCGCTCAGTCCCAGCGCCAGCAGCAGCCCCACTTTCAGCCGTTTGTTCAGCCCCCGACCGTCGCCGCGCCCTTCCAGCGTGAGAAAGTCATCGATAAGTCCCAGGGTGCCGGTAGCGACGATGATGCCGAGAGGAAGAAAGATCGATAGCTTATCGAAAAGGTTCGTCGGCGCCGTCACCAGGAAGACCGTCCCGAAGATCAGTAGCCCGCCCATTGTCGGAGTACCCGCCTTCACGGCGTGCGATGCCGGCCCGAGGGCGGAGATACGCTTCCCCCAGTTGCGGCCGCCCAGGAAGTTGACGACCCAGTGTCCGGCGATGACCGACACCACGAACGCGGACGCTCCGACAAACAGCGCGTATACCATGTCTATCCTTTCAGCTCCGGGAGCACCGTCTCCAGCTCCAGCGCCCGCGATGCCTTCAGGAGCACCACGTCGCCCTTGTCCAGCTTTTTCGCCACCGCGCGCGCCGCCTCCTCCTTCGTCGCCCAGTCCCGCACGGCCTCGTGTCCGCCCCGGCGCGCCTCATCGGCGATGATCCGTCCTAGCTCTCCCACCGTGTGCAACTCGTCGACGACTCGCGCCGCCTCTCTGCCCACGACCCGGTGCCCTTCTTCCTCCTGCGCCCCCAGTTCCCGCATGTCGCCCAAAACGGCGATGCGTCGCCCGGGAACGTCTGCCAGGAGCGCGAGGGCGGCGAGCATCGACGCCGGGCTGGCGTTGTACGTGTCGTCGAGGATGACGGAGCCTTTGCGCCCCCTGTACACTTTCAGCCGTAGCTGCGACCGCGCCTGCGACAGGGCGTCGGCTACCTCCTCCAGCGTCATCCCTTCCATCAGGCCGACGGCGGCGGCGGCGAGGAAGTTGTGCAGCAGGTGGGGGCCGGGAAGCCTCGTTTGCACCCGCGCCTTCCGGCCCTCGCGCTCGATATCGAACGAGAAGCCGCGCAGTCCGCCGCTCTCCAGCCCGGTGCCGCGCACGTCGCATCCTTCCGACGCTCCGTACAGGAGGACCGCCGCCCGCGTCCGGCCGGACATTGCCCTGACGCGCGGATCGTCGCCGTTGAGGACGGCGTACCCGTCCGCGGGCAGCGCTTCGACGAGCTCCGTCTTCGCCTCCGCTATCGCCTCGATGCTGCCGAGGCGCGCCAGATGCACTGGGCCCACGTTCGTCACCACGCCAGCGTGCGGCAGCGCTATCCCGCACAACTGGCGGATCTCGCCCGGCGCGTACATCCCCATTTCGAGGACGGCCCGTTCGTGGCGTCGTGTCAGCTTGAGCAGCGTCAGCGGCAGGCCAATCTCGTTGTTGTAGTTCGCCTCGTTCTTCAGCACCCGGTAGCGGCGCGACAGGACCGACGCGGTTATCTCCTTCGTGGTTGTCTTGCCGACGCTGCCGGTTACGCCGATGACCCGGACGGGGAAGCGTCGCCGGCGTCCGGCCGCCATCATCTGCAGCGCCTGGAGCGTGTCGCCGACGACGTAGACGGCAACGCCTTCCGGCCTGCTCGCCGGCGGGCGCCGTACGAGCAGACCGCGCGCGCCCAGCGACAGCGCATCGCCCAGGAAATCGTGCCCATCGTGTCGCTCTCCCTTCAGCGCGACGAAGAGGTCGCCGGGGCGCACCTGCTTGGAGTCGGTGACCACCCGTGAAAAGCGGGCGGGTATCTCCCCCGCCTTATCGAGAAGGACCGGCCGCAGGCTGCTCTCGACCTCCACCGCCCTTATCATCATCCCGCCTCACTCAAGGTCAGCCGCCCTGCTGTACCAGTTGCGGCGCGTCCGGCCGCACGCCGAGGTATGAGAGGATACGGGGAGCAAGCTCAGCGAAGACCGGCGCCGCCACCATTCCTCCCAGCGTCTCGTTCTGGGGCTCGTCGATCTTGACCAGTACGATGATCCGCGGATCCTCTGCGGGCGCAAAGCCCACGAACGAGGCGATCGTCCGGTCTGGAGCGTAACCTCCCGCCACCGAGATGAAGCTGGTCCCCGTTTTTCCGCCCACATGATAACCCGAAATGCGCGCAAGGTGGGAGGGATTCCCTTCTACGACCTCTCGCAACATCTCGCGCAGCGTCTCCGCCGCTTCCTCGGATATCACCCGCCGCACAACCACCGGCTCGAAAACGCGGTGCTCTCGCGGGCCTTTCACTTCCTGGACTACGTAGGGCCGCATCAGTTCGCCGCCGTTGACGATGGCTGCGATGGCGGTGATCATTTGTAGCGGCGTGACGCTTATCCCCTGGCCGAATGAGTTGGTCGCCAGATCGACGGGGTACCACTCGGGGTCGTCTTGCGTGCGGTACACCCCCGCCGCTTCGCCGCTCAGCCCAACATGCGTCGGCTCCCCGAAACCGAAGCGTTCGATGTACTCGTAGAACCGCTCCGGCCCGATCAACCCCGAGACCCACACGGCGCCTGTGTTGAGGCTCTTCTGCAGGAGCTGCACCATCGTTTGTGTGCCGTTGGCAGAGAAGTCCCAGTTGGCGATCGCCGCGCCACCGACGTAGGCGTGGCCGGTGTCCTCGTACGTCGTCTGCGGCCCGACCAGTCCCAGGTCGACCGCCGCGGCCATCGTCACCACCTTCATCGCCGAGCCCGGCTCGTAGAGGTCGGTCACCGCGCGGTTGCGGTAGAACTCCATCCTCGCCTCGTCGCTCAGGTCGAGTTCCGTGAGCTTGAAGCTGGGGCGGCTCGCCATCGCCAGTATCGCGCCCGTATCCGGTTCCATGACAATGATGGTCCCGCCCTTGGCGCCCCTGGCCTCGATCGTCGCGTCAAGCTGCTCCTCGACACTGCGCTGTATGTACCGGTCGATGGTGAGCCGGACATCGGCGCTGGCCTGCGGCTCGATAAGCCGCTGGTAGCCGAAGGGAATGGGGTTGCCCAGGCTGTCCCGTTCGAAGTATAAGGTTCCCGCTTCTCCGCCCAGTTCAGGGTCGAGGTCGGCCTCCAGGCCTGCCAGCCCCGTCTTGTCGCGGCCGATGAAGCCGAGGAGGCCGGACGCCAGGTCGCCTTCGGGGTAGAAGCGCTTTATCGTTGGGGTGGCGCGCACCCCCGGCAGACCCAGGGCGACAATCTTGGCGCCCTGGGCGTAGTCGAGCCCGCTCGCCAGCAGGTAGTCGCCTTCCTTCTCCGGGCCCATTGCGGCGAGGATGTCATCAGGGGAGCGATTGAGGAACGAAGAGAGCGCCTCCGCACCCTCGCGGGCGAGTTCCGCGTCCTGCCAAACTTCGCGGTCGATTGAGATGTCGTAGGCGTCGAGGGTGAGGGCGAGAGGGAAGCCGTTCCTGTCCAGTATCGCGCCCCGCGGCGGCAGCAGCTTTCGGACGCCGAGGTGCTCGTCCTCTGCTTCCACCGAGTAGCGTCCGTGGCTCACTATCTGGAGGTAAGCCAGGCGCCCAACGAGGACGGCGGCGCCGGCGAAAAGAAGAAACCCCAGCAGGAGAAGCCGCCAGGACACTCGCGCCACTCTTACGGGCATAATTAGCTTCCTTGCCGGATATTGTCGGCGCCCCGCTCACCCGCCGAGCCGAGGGAGGGGACGCGATGGTCCTAGTAGAAAGGCAAGAGCCGCAGCAGACGGCTTTGCCAGGAAGGGCTTTCAGCCGGCGGCTCTTCCATCAGGTAGCGCTGGGGCACGAGCTGCTGCGCCGGCGGCTCCGAGTGCACCTCCAGCGTCAGCACGCGCTCCGGCGGCGCCATGCCCAGCCTGCCGCGCGCTTCCTGCTCAATCCGTTGCATGGAAGTAAGGCCCGCAATCTCCGCCTCGATCTCGTGCACGCGGGCCTGCCAGCCGAGGCGCTGCTGCTCCAACTCACGGAGGTTATAGCCGCTCGTGGTGGCGTCGCTTGTCTGGAGCACCTGGAGCAGTCCTATGGCGGCGATCACCAGGAAGGCCCCCAGCAGCAGCGGCCGCAGAGGCACCGGCCGCGAGAGGGGCCTGGAAAGGGGTCTCGGGATCAAACGGTCAAGAGATGCCATGTCTCTCACTCGTTCGCGGACTTGCCCCGTTTAGAGACGTTCCGCTACTCTGAGCCGGGCGCTGCGGGACCGGGGGTTGATCGCCACCTCCAGAGCAGATGGTCTTGCCGGCTTTTTCGTCAGTACTCGCAAAGTAGCGTGATGATTGCAGGTGCAGATGGGGGTGCCGGGAGGACACACACAGTCCTGCGACTCGCGGCGGAAGAAGTCCTTGACCAGGCGGTCCTCAAGGGAGTGGTAAGAGATGACCGCCAGTCGGGCGCCGGAATAGTCGAGCAGGCCGTGGGCCTCGGTGAGCGCGGTAGCTAAGTGGGCTAGCTCTTGGTTTACCGCAATGCGAAGGGCCTGGAACGTCCTGGTGGCGGGGTGGATGACGTTTCGGCCCCTTCTTCCCACGGCCTGCTCGACGACTCCAGCGAGTTGGGTGGTGGTGAGGATCGGTCGCTCCTCAACGATGCAGCGTGCGATCTGCCTGGCCCTGCGCTCTTCACCAAAGCGCCAGATAAGGTCGGCCAGCTCTTCCTCCCGGTACCCATTGACGATATCGTCTGCGGTGAGAGTTTGCCCGGGGCTGAAACGCATATCCAGCGGTCCTTCGCGACTGAAGCTGAACCCGCGTCTCGCCGTTTCAAGCTGAAACGAAGAGATGCCCAGGTCCAGCAGAATCCCATCTACAGGGCCGAAGCCGCGGCTCCGGCATATTCGGCGGACGTCGGCGAAGTTGCCTTCGACGAGCGTCACTCTGTCGCCGTAGGGCGAGAGGCGCTCTTCGGCCACCGCCAGCGCCTGCGAATCGAGATCGATCCCGAGCAGCCGGCCGTCCGGCGAAGCGGCCTCGATGATGGCTTCGGCGTGACCGCCTTCGCCTACCGTGCAGTCGACGTAGCGGCCTCCTGCCCTCACCGCCAGGCCATCTATGACCTCGCGCACCATCACCGGAATGTGTATTGCCGTCATCATCACCACTGTCATGGCCGCTCTTCCATGGACTCGCGGGTGACCTCGT of Dehalococcoidia bacterium contains these proteins:
- the murG gene encoding undecaprenyldiphospho-muramoylpentapeptide beta-N-acetylglucosaminyltransferase codes for the protein MRVVLSGGGTGGHVYPALAVAAALQQRFSGNGPLELLYIGIRGRLDEELMTSEIVPFRTVRAGALRGRSPWQFMRSVFNLSLGTLEARRLLKRFRPHVVFATGGYASVPVAIAAKLSGRPLLVYLPDIRPGWAVRLMGRLARVIAVTNEASLPYLPAGKTRVTGYPVRKAFTAAAREEAYERLGLDAARKTLLIAGGSQGAHSINKMAAEHLPQLVALCQVIHISGDSDYTWLAGLRDKLPPELAGRYHLYRYLRDEMPWAMAAADLALTRAGASTLGELPALGLPAVLIPGPFSDQKENARYLSEKGAALTLTNSHLALAKEEIERLLNDEDRLKKMSQAARSLAQPDAAERIADLLIEIAQEKRKR
- the rsmH gene encoding 16S rRNA (cytosine(1402)-N(4))-methyltransferase RsmH; protein product: MTVVMMTAIHIPVMVREVIDGLAVRAGGRYVDCTVGEGGHAEAIIEAASPDGRLLGIDLDSQALAVAEERLSPYGDRVTLVEGNFADVRRICRSRGFGPVDGILLDLGISSFQLETARRGFSFSREGPLDMRFSPGQTLTADDIVNGYREEELADLIWRFGEERRARQIARCIVEERPILTTTQLAGVVEQAVGRRGRNVIHPATRTFQALRIAVNQELAHLATALTEAHGLLDYSGARLAVISYHSLEDRLVKDFFRRESQDCVCPPGTPICTCNHHATLRVLTKKPARPSALEVAINPRSRSARLRVAERL
- the ftsW gene encoding putative lipid II flippase FtsW translates to MSLVLILVVLGLITVYSASFALGSLEYDNPYYFVTRQAIWAVIGAALLIAFMRMDYHRLRAVSPLLMLGALIGLAAVLVPGTGVERYGAQRWIALGPLPPIQPSEFAKLALIIYVSAWLSSRQLKLRSFLTGFLPFVIMVGMVAGLVMAEPDMGTTIIIVLTTVTLFFIAGGALTHLFTLLSIGGVTASFLVLSGGYRMDRIFAFISAEDDPAGRGFHILQLLIALGSGGISGLGIGASRQKFFYIPSAHTDGIFAVIGEEMGFIGATFVIVLFALLVYRGIRVMVNAPDNFGALLAVGITTWIAYQALINIGGITRTIPMTGIPLPFLSFGGSALAAMLAGVGILLSVSRYGKRQARQRERVPRPAVRREPEREPA
- a CDS encoding penicillin-binding protein 2; the protein is MPVRVARVSWRLLLLGFLLFAGAAVLVGRLAYLQIVSHGRYSVEAEDEHLGVRKLLPPRGAILDRNGFPLALTLDAYDISIDREVWQDAELAREGAEALSSFLNRSPDDILAAMGPEKEGDYLLASGLDYAQGAKIVALGLPGVRATPTIKRFYPEGDLASGLLGFIGRDKTGLAGLEADLDPELGGEAGTLYFERDSLGNPIPFGYQRLIEPQASADVRLTIDRYIQRSVEEQLDATIEARGAKGGTIIVMEPDTGAILAMASRPSFKLTELDLSDEARMEFYRNRAVTDLYEPGSAMKVVTMAAAVDLGLVGPQTTYEDTGHAYVGGAAIANWDFSANGTQTMVQLLQKSLNTGAVWVSGLIGPERFYEYIERFGFGEPTHVGLSGEAAGVYRTQDDPEWYPVDLATNSFGQGISVTPLQMITAIAAIVNGGELMRPYVVQEVKGPREHRVFEPVVVRRVISEEAAETLREMLREVVEGNPSHLARISGYHVGGKTGTSFISVAGGYAPDRTIASFVGFAPAEDPRIIVLVKIDEPQNETLGGMVAAPVFAELAPRILSYLGVRPDAPQLVQQGG
- the murF gene encoding UDP-N-acetylmuramoyl-tripeptide--D-alanyl-D-alanine ligase is translated as MMIRAVEVESSLRPVLLDKAGEIPARFSRVVTDSKQVRPGDLFVALKGERHDGHDFLGDALSLGARGLLVRRPPASRPEGVAVYVVGDTLQALQMMAAGRRRRFPVRVIGVTGSVGKTTTKEITASVLSRRYRVLKNEANYNNEIGLPLTLLKLTRRHERAVLEMGMYAPGEIRQLCGIALPHAGVVTNVGPVHLARLGSIEAIAEAKTELVEALPADGYAVLNGDDPRVRAMSGRTRAAVLLYGASEGCDVRGTGLESGGLRGFSFDIEREGRKARVQTRLPGPHLLHNFLAAAAVGLMEGMTLEEVADALSQARSQLRLKVYRGRKGSVILDDTYNASPASMLAALALLADVPGRRIAVLGDMRELGAQEEEGHRVVGREAARVVDELHTVGELGRIIADEARRGGHEAVRDWATKEEAARAVAKKLDKGDVVLLKASRALELETVLPELKG
- the mraY gene encoding phospho-N-acetylmuramoyl-pentapeptide-transferase, coding for MVYALFVGASAFVVSVIAGHWVVNFLGGRNWGKRISALGPASHAVKAGTPTMGGLLIFGTVFLVTAPTNLFDKLSIFLPLGIIVATGTLGLIDDFLTLEGRGDGRGLNKRLKVGLLLALGLSAALVLYYGLEAQSINVPALGKYNMGLWYIPTAVVIFLVTTSAVAITDGLDALAGGTTALAFAVYGVIAFLQEQDFLATFCLTVVGATLGFLWYNAHPARLFMGDTGALALGSTLAVVALMTGWWLLLPVVGVVFVLEGAATLIQIAYFRLSGGKRIFRMTPLHHHFELMGWSEPQIVTRFWLIGMVGGLLGIALALTD
- the murD gene encoding UDP-N-acetylmuramoyl-L-alanine--D-glutamate ligase, translating into MTDKPELRGKKVTVVGLGIEGVDLARYLVFQGADVTVSDVRTADRLAPRLRELDGLPVRLALGANDPADTVAADIVFVSQGVPLRIPALAAAREKGVPLSSMTRLFLELCPGPVIGVTGSSGKTTVTSLAGAILAAAGKRHVVGGNIGVGLLALLDEITPDTLVVLEMSHTQLELAGKSPHIACVLNVTPNHLDQYSWPEYLALKENILRYQTGDDVAVMNHDDEQSRLMASKARGKVVRFGLRGGFEGDGAFTRDGQVVRRAGGREERVMAVGDIPLRGEHNVSNVLAATAVASEAGVDARDIAKAVRDFKAVPHRLEFVAEIDGVRYYNDSIATTPERTLAGMRSFKEPLVLLLGGREKHLPLEEMMREMRRRCRAAVFFGEARETLVAAARAAGEVVAPEKALHMESVASLEEAVAAARAAAKAGDVVLLSPASTSFDAYDNFEERGEHFRRLVLELARQGGQQP